In the genome of Dermacentor andersoni chromosome 3, qqDerAnde1_hic_scaffold, whole genome shotgun sequence, one region contains:
- the LOC140216778 gene encoding uncharacterized protein — protein sequence MAAKGPRVSKEQAAILVQFIEQHPYLARASTEFSPRMTAARKNELWEEVAAVLNAQGPAVKATSRWRNHWAKMAHKAKKEAARAASEKRATGGGKVGGVDGRVLDVLMRTGGVLVSPPEYFPDSEDEASSEEAAGPSGSRRHLPATTAFVVSGPAAVAGPSGLTQPPATPQVLRPTTQVPRPTPQVPQPTPQVPQPTPQPTPQVPQPTPQVPQPTPREPRAPRRQPRQQELDGAVMTATAAYVRQSQLEEARVQEDTRFRQQLLEQNRQHHEAHLQSLRQHHEAHMESLRHLGEEVAAMREVESQRLEVQRQRLEVARRSHETNERLLQLLLAALGHGGSQAPPPSQAPHN from the exons atggcagcaaaagggccgcgggtgtccaaagagcaggcggctattctcgtgcagttcatcgagcagcacccatacctggcgagagcttctacagagttctcgccacgtatgactgctgctcgaaaaaacgaactgtgggaggaggtggcggcggtgcttaacgcacaggggccagccgtaaaggccaccagccgttggcggaaccattgggccaagatggcccataaagcgaaaaaagaagcggccagggccgcgagcgagaagag ggctactggaggtggcaaagtgggtggcgtggacggccgcgtcctcgacgtccttatgaggacaggaggggtccttgtttccccccctgagtacttccccgatagcgag gacgaggcaagttcagaggaagctgcagggcccagcggttcccgcagacatctaccagcgacaactgctttcgtggtgtcgggccctgcagctgttgctgggccaagtggccttacac agccaccggctaccccccaggtgctgcggcctaccacccaggtgccgcggccaaccccgcaggtgcctcagccaaccccgcaggtgccgcagccaaccccgcagccaaccccgcaggtgccgcagcctaccccccaggtgccgcagcctacccctcgagagccacgggcaccccgtagacagcccaggcagcaggaacttgatggtgctgtgatgacggctactgccgcatacgttcgccagagccagttggaggaagccagagttcaagaggacactcgcttccgccaacaactgctggagcaaaaccggcag caccacgaggcccacctgcagagcctgcggcagcaccacgaggcccacatggagagcctgcggcacctcggggaggaggtggcggcaatgcgggaagtggagtctcagcgccttgaagtgcagcggcaacgcctcgaagtggcgcgtcggtcgcacgagaccaacgagcgcctgcttcagctgctgctggctgcactggggcatggtggcagccaagcccctcccccctctcaggccccacataattaa
- the LOC140216777 gene encoding putative nuclease HARBI1, with product MKKMAAPLIAMAVALRRRRREQGEPDDAFDMPDDHFRRRFRLSKGTVRLLCEELAGELEAERATGLSVERKVLCALRFFATGSFQASVGSEETIRVSQSTVSECVRRVAEAVVNAGARNKWVHFPKTAEEKAAVKEGFLRRGVIPGVIGCVDGSLIAIIAPKGERKAVFMCRKGYYALNCMFICDADMKILALDPMRPGSDHDAFVWRTTWLRRRFQAGRIVNAGEYLLGDSGYPLEPWLLTPVPGHPPVHTAEGQYNTAHAAMRSVVERCIGLLKSRFRCLQRYRTLLYEPERAANIVAACAVLHNLRLSEGDESGDDSDDDSSSGSSSSELDNNGDPMPHSLPRNTGSRMHYLRGRAVRDNVIGMFGTTRAQHMRYLRSVRRQLRRQQQRQHR from the exons atgaaaaaaatggccgcccctctgatcgctatggccgtggctcttcgccgtcgccgacgtgaacagggagagccagacgacgcgtttgacatgccggatgaccattttcgacggcgttttcgcctctcgaagggaacggtgcggttgttgtgcgaggaactggcgggggaactagaagctgagcgagcgacgggactgtcggtggagcggaaagtgttgtgtgcgctgcgcttctttgctaccgggagcttccaagcgtccgttgggagcgaggagacgatccgtgtgtcgcagtcgacggtgagcgagtgcgtgcgacgtgtggcagaggctgtcgtgaacgcaggggcccgcaacaagtgggtccattttccaaagacagccgaggaaaaggcagccgtgaaggagggtttccttcggcgcggcgttatccccggcgtcatcggatgcgtagacggcagcctcatagccatcatcgcacccaagggtgagcgcaaggctgtgttcatgtgccgcaagggatactacgccctcaactgcatgttc atctgcgacgcggacatgaaaatcttggccttggaccctatgcgaccggggtcggaccacgacgcttttgtctggcggacgacatggttgcgccggcggttccaagcggggcgcatcgtgaatgccggggaatacctcctcg gtgacagtggctaccccttggagccgtggctccttaccccggttcctggccatcctccagtgcacacagccgaggggcagtacaacacagcacatgccgccatgcgttccgtagtggagaggtgcattgggctcttaaagagccgtttccgctgtcttcagcgatatcgcaccctcctctacgagccggaacgtgcagccaacattgtcgcggcatgtgctgtgttgcacaaccttcgcctttctgaaggcgacgagtcaggcgatgacagtgatgacgacagcagcagcggcagtagtagtagtgagcttgacaataacggcgaccccatgccacacagtctgccccgtaacacgggctctagaatgcactacttgagagggcgggctgttcgcgacaatgtcattggcatgtttggaacaacccgtgcgcagcacatgcgttatttgaggagcgtgcggcggcagctgcgacgtcaacagcagcgtcagcatcgttag